The following are encoded together in the Ovis aries strain OAR_USU_Benz2616 breed Rambouillet chromosome X, ARS-UI_Ramb_v3.0, whole genome shotgun sequence genome:
- the LOC101120813 gene encoding LOW QUALITY PROTEIN: olfactory receptor 1N1-like (The sequence of the model RefSeq protein was modified relative to this genomic sequence to represent the inferred CDS: substituted 1 base at 1 genomic stop codon), with translation MLQGNQTISEFFLLGLTAVSEQQQHIFVLFLCMHLVTMVGNLLIILAIVSDAHLHSPMYFFLANLSFTDICFTSTTVPQMLADIQSQSPVISFAGCLTQMYFFMLLVDLDNFLLAAMAYDRYIAICHPLHYAALLSLKRCALLVVTPWVVCNLVSVLHLGLLGLLNFCDQREIPHFFCDLEPILRLACSDTQINDLAILVIGGSVIFIPFTFICVSYCLIGCTVLRIRSAKGKWKTFSTCSSHFXAVSLFYGSISGVYFLPSSAYSAERDKVAAVMYTVVTPVMNPFIYSLRNKDMKGAVRRLLIRKTYFWRW, from the coding sequence ATGCTCCAAGGAAACCAAACTATCTCTGAATTTTTCCTCCTGGGACTCACAGCGGTGTCAGAACAGCAGCAGCACATCTTTGTGCTGTTTTTGTGCATGCATCTGGTTACCATGGTGGGAAATTTACTTATCATCCTGGCTATTGTCAGCGATGCCCACCTCCACAgtcccatgtacttcttccttgCCAATCTATCCTTCACCGACATCTGCTTCACATCTACTACAGTCCCCCAAATGTTGGCAGACATCCAAAGCCAGAGCCCAGTCATCTCCTTTGCAGGATGCCTTACACAAATGTACTTTTTTATGTTGCTGGTGGACCTGGACAATTTCCTCTTGGCAGCCATGGCGTATGACCGGTACATTGCCATCTGTCACCCACTACACTATGCTGCCTTACTGAGTCTGAAGCGTTGTGCCCTGTTGGTAGTGACTCCATGGGTTGTCTGTAATCTTGTCTCAGTACTTCATCTTGGACTGCTGGGCCTCTTGAATTTCTGTGATCAGAGAGAAATTCCACACTTCTTCTGTGACTTGGAACCCATTTTAAGGCTGGCTTGTTCAGACACCCAGATCAACGACTTAGCAATCCTAGTGATTGGGGGATCAGTTATCTTCATTCCATTCACCTTCATTTGTGTCTCCTATTGCCTTATTGGTTGCACTGTACTTAGGATTCGTTCAGCCAAGGGGAAGTGGAAAACATTCTCCACTTGTAGCTCCCATTTCTGAGCTGTGTCCCTCTTCTATGGCTCCATCAGTGGGGTCTactttcttccctcttctgccTACTCAGCAGAAAGGGATAAGGTGGCTGCCGTCATGTATACAGTGGTGACTCCCGTGATGAACCCCTTCATCTATAGTCTAAGGAACAAGGACATGAAGGGAGCTGTGAGGAGACTACTTATCAGGAAAACCTATTTCTGGAGATGGTGA